One window from the genome of Pseudomonas sp. L5B5 encodes:
- a CDS encoding single-stranded DNA-binding protein translates to MARGVNKVILVGTCGQDPEVRYLPNGNAVTNLSLATSEQWTDKQTGQKVERTEWHRVSMFGKVAEIAGEYLRKGSQVYIEGKLQTREWEKDGIKRYTTEIIVDMQGTMQLLGGRPQGDQQGQGGMSNSAPRPQQSRPAPQPQRESRPAPQQAAPQPAPDFDSFDDDIPF, encoded by the coding sequence ATGGCCCGTGGGGTTAACAAAGTCATATTGGTCGGCACTTGCGGCCAGGATCCCGAAGTTCGCTACCTGCCTAACGGTAACGCCGTGACCAACCTGAGTCTGGCCACCAGCGAGCAGTGGACCGACAAGCAGACAGGTCAGAAGGTCGAGCGCACCGAATGGCACCGCGTGTCGATGTTCGGCAAGGTCGCCGAGATCGCTGGCGAGTACCTGCGCAAAGGTTCGCAGGTCTACATCGAAGGCAAGCTGCAGACTCGCGAGTGGGAAAAAGACGGCATCAAGCGCTACACCACCGAAATCATCGTCGACATGCAAGGCACCATGCAGCTGCTGGGTGGCCGTCCACAAGGTGACCAGCAAGGTCAGGGCGGCATGTCCAACTCGGCGCCGCGTCCTCAGCAATCCCGTCCTGCTCCGCAGCCGCAGCGTGAGTCGCGCCCAGCGCCTCAACAGGCCGCTCCGCAGCCGGCGCCGGATTTCGACAGTTTCGATGACGATATTCCGTTCTGA
- a CDS encoding TetR family transcriptional regulator produces the protein MTDKEEVGRRERKKLMLREALITAAYELFAMKGFDETRVEDITEQVDVSTRTFFRYFASKEDVVLDYQEAEHQDFMAALSRRPADEPALSAVHHAAVEVVRGCENGSYGFNADRFMTLQELLRSHPLVRAKNLQNCIDRRDSIVELIARRMGTDPLQDIRPNVLVWALDYAHIAAHDLWKKNSALPYSDVLDEIFQVIEQGLNFPACTEYAPGLQQ, from the coding sequence GTGACAGACAAAGAAGAAGTGGGCCGCCGTGAGCGCAAGAAACTCATGCTGCGCGAGGCGCTGATCACAGCGGCCTACGAGCTGTTCGCTATGAAAGGTTTCGATGAGACCCGTGTCGAGGACATCACCGAACAGGTCGATGTTTCCACCCGTACCTTCTTCCGTTATTTCGCATCGAAGGAGGATGTGGTGCTCGACTATCAGGAAGCCGAGCACCAGGATTTCATGGCCGCGCTCAGCCGCAGACCCGCCGATGAACCCGCGCTGAGTGCGGTGCATCATGCCGCGGTGGAGGTGGTCAGGGGGTGCGAAAACGGCTCGTACGGCTTCAACGCCGACCGTTTCATGACCTTGCAGGAGCTACTGCGCAGCCACCCATTGGTCCGGGCCAAGAACCTGCAGAATTGCATTGACCGTCGCGACTCCATTGTCGAACTCATCGCCCGTCGCATGGGGACCGATCCCCTCCAGGACATCCGCCCCAATGTGCTGGTGTGGGCCTTGGATTACGCGCACATCGCAGCGCACGATCTCTGGAAAAAGAACTCGGCTCTCCCCTACTCCGACGTCCTCGACGAAATCTTCCAGGTCATCGAACAAGGCCTGAATTTCCCAGCTTGCACGGAGTACGCGCCAGGCCTGCAGCAGTAG